In a single window of the Planctomycetia bacterium genome:
- a CDS encoding NTP transferase domain-containing protein, whose amino-acid sequence MTKSQAESSRGLAAVLLAAGKSTRMKTDLPKVMHEVCGKPMLGHVLDACRDAGIEKFYVVVGFAKDAIIQAYDQQPGVNFVEQTEQKGTGHAVMMCREALAGFSGDCVVIAADMPLVNAETLKNLITAHRAATASASLATTVLDDPTGYGRIIRDGKGEFTGIVEHRDCSPAQLKITEVNPSYYCFDAEALFTSLDKITPNNAKGEYYITDTLSILRGEGKRVVAPVKLPAEDATGINSRAELAMVNGLMQRRIQAAWMESGVSIVDPSNTWIECDAQIGRDTVIRPFTFIERGASIGAGCTVGPFSHVAAGLSAADNTTIGPSATGGFDAAANRMTSQQTSKRTVQVVRRPPASSGCP is encoded by the coding sequence ATGACGAAATCACAAGCGGAATCATCGCGCGGGCTCGCGGCCGTTCTTCTGGCTGCCGGGAAGTCCACGCGCATGAAGACCGATCTGCCGAAGGTCATGCACGAGGTTTGCGGCAAACCGATGCTGGGGCACGTGCTGGACGCATGCCGTGACGCGGGCATTGAGAAGTTCTATGTCGTGGTGGGCTTCGCGAAGGATGCGATTATTCAGGCGTACGACCAGCAGCCGGGCGTCAACTTTGTCGAGCAGACGGAGCAGAAAGGCACCGGTCACGCGGTGATGATGTGTCGCGAGGCACTTGCCGGTTTTTCAGGCGATTGCGTGGTGATCGCGGCGGATATGCCGCTGGTGAATGCCGAAACGCTGAAGAACCTGATCACAGCTCATCGCGCTGCGACGGCGTCGGCCTCGCTGGCGACCACGGTACTGGACGACCCCACGGGATACGGGCGGATCATCCGCGATGGGAAGGGCGAATTCACCGGCATCGTCGAGCATCGTGACTGTTCGCCGGCACAGCTCAAGATCACGGAAGTTAATCCCAGCTATTACTGCTTCGACGCCGAGGCGCTGTTTACCTCGCTCGACAAGATCACACCGAACAACGCCAAGGGCGAGTATTACATCACCGACACCCTCTCGATCCTCCGCGGCGAGGGCAAGCGCGTCGTCGCGCCGGTCAAGCTGCCTGCCGAGGACGCGACCGGCATCAATTCGCGTGCCGAGTTGGCCATGGTCAACGGTCTCATGCAGCGGCGCATCCAGGCGGCGTGGATGGAGAGCGGGGTCTCGATTGTTGACCCGAGCAATACTTGGATCGAATGCGACGCGCAGATCGGGCGCGACACGGTGATTCGCCCGTTTACGTTTATCGAACGGGGCGCGAGCATCGGCGCGGGCTGCACAGTCGGGCCTTTTTCGCACGTGGCGGCGGGCTTGAGCGCAGCGGACAATACGACGATCGGTCCGTCCGCCACCGGTGGATTCGACGCGGCGGCGAATCGCATGACGTCTCAGCAAACCAGTAAACGAACGGTGCAGGTGG